Within Psychrobacter sp. DAB_AL43B, the genomic segment GGGGTTCTGGATCATGAGCAGCTATTGACCAGCGCTGACGAAGCCGAGCAGTTCGTTAAAGACACCAACGTTGATGCGCTTGCCATTGCCATCGGTACCAGTCACGGTGCTTATAAATTTACCCGTCCACCGACAGGCGATATTTTATCGATTGAGCGTGTAAAAGAGATTCATGCTCGTATTCCTAATACGCATCTGGTCATGCATGGCTCATCATCAGTGCCGCAAGAGTGGTTAAAAATTATCAATGAAAATGGTGGTAATATTGGCGAAACTTATGGTGTGCCCGTTGAGCAAATCGTTGAAGCGATTAAGCATGGCGTCCGTAAAGTAAATATCGATACTGATTTACGTTTGGCATCAACAGGCGCTATCCGTAAATTCCTTGCAGAAAATCCTAGCGAGTTTGATCCACGCAAATATTTCAAAGCGTCTATGGTAGCAATGTCAGATATCTGTACCAATCGTTTTGAAGCTTTTGGCTCTGCTGGTCAAGCGCATAAGATTCGCCCTATTAGCCTCGAAGGTATGGTCGATTTTTATCAGTAAGCTTGACTGATAAAAGACAGCACTCAATAACGAGATGGCAGCTCATTTCATTTTTTATAATAGCGCTTATGAGAGGTAGTGGATTATGATTGGATTGATTACTGGACAGGTGCAGTATTTAATGGCACCAACTGCCTGTGTCATGACCACATCTGGCGTCGGCTATGATATTGAGCTGCCACTGCCATCATTTTGCCAGTTGCAACTGAATCAGCAAGCAAGTATCTGGACGCACTTTCATGTTCGTGAAGATGCACAGCTGCTGTTTGGTTTCATCGATCGTAAAGAGCGTGATGTTTTTCGGCAATTGATTAAAATTAATGGTGTTGGTGCCAAAATGGCATTGGCAATGCTGTCTGCAATGTCAGCAGCTGAGCTAAAAATGCACGTTGAGCAAGACTCGGAAACGGCACTCATGCGCATTCCTGGTATTGGTAAAAAGACGGCTCAGCGTTTATTAATTGAGCTAAAAGACAAGCTAAAAAATATCGAAGTTGATGACAGTAATTTAGAGTTTATCTCTCAATCAGCGCCAGTTTCTCACGAGGGCAGTATTATCGCTGAGGTGGAAGGCGCTCTGGTGAGCTTGGGCTACAAAGAAAAAGAAGCTCAGCAAGCCATTAAGGCGGCGAAGAGTAATGGCGAGACGTTTGCAGATACGCAAAGCTTATTAAAAGCCACATTGCAGCAGTTTCAGAGTTTTAAATAGCGGTGCTTTTACGTGAATAATGATTATTAAAAATAAGCGACATTAGGTGTCGCTTATTTTCGTTTTGGCGCGTACTTTATGATGTTTTGCATGACTTATGCGTAGCGTTTGGTTATGCTATTTATTACCCAGCCTTTTAAAAATAATGATTTAAATATAATGATAAAACCTATGATGCAAGATCGTTTGATTAATCCGCTAGAAGGAGCAGCTGATGCTCCTGATGCCAATATTCGACCAGCATTATTGGCTGAATATATCGGTCAGCCAGTGGTACGTGAGCAGATGGAAGTTTTTATTGCCGCGGCACGTGCGCGTGATGAAGCGTTAGATCATACGCTAATCTTTGGTCCGCCAGGCTTGGGCAAAACCACCCTTGCCAATATTATCGCTCGTGAGATGGGTGGTAATCTACGCTCAACGTCAGGGCCTGTATTAGAGCGTGCAGGCGACTTAGCGGCCATGCTGACCAATTTAGAAGCTGGTGATGTGTTATTTATCGATGAGATTCACCGTTTAAGTCCTGTCATTGAAGAAATACTTTATCCAGCGATGGAGGATTTTCAGCTGGATATTATGATTGGTGAAGGACCTGCCGCACGTTCTATTAAACTTGATTTGCCACCATTTACGTTAGTTGCAGCGACTACGCGAGCAGGATTATTAACGTCACCTTTACGCGATCGCTTTGGTATCGTGCAGCGGCTTGAGTTTTATAACATTGCTGACCTTACAACGATTGTGAGCCGTGCAGCTCGGCTGATGCGGGTGCCGATGAGTGAGGACGGTGCGGTTGAGATTGCTCGCCGTGCTCGTGGTACGCCACGAATTGCCAACCGTTTACTACGCCGTGTGCGCGATTATGCTCAAGTCAGAGGCGATGGTAGTATCAATGGTGCGATTGCGGGCAGTGCGCTGGACATGCTAGCAGTTGATAGACGCGGCCTTGATCATTTAGATAGGCGCTATATCGAGATATTACACGAGCGTTTTGACGGTGGTCCTGCTGGGGTTGAAGCAGTGGCAGCGGCGATGGCTGAGGATCGCGGAACGTTAGAAGACGTCATTGAGCCTTATCTTATCCAGCAAGGCTATGTACTACGGACCGCACGCGGTCGTGTATTGACACAGATGGCGATTGATCAAATGGTATAGTATTAAAATCAGAAATATCAAATCATAAGCCCAAAAGTGCACCTACATTTAATTCTTTAATTAAACGCAGGTGCACTTTTTTTTGTTAATCATTATATGGCTACGATTTTATAGGTAAAGGCTGAGGCCATATTTTACCGGGATTGAGGATATTTTTAGGGTCAAGTGCTGACTTAATAGCCTGCATCATCGCGATGGCATTGCCATGCTCTTGATCCATATATTTTTGTTTGCCTTGACCGATTCCATGCTCGCCGGTACAAGTACCATCCATCGCAATCGCGCGCATAGCAAGGCGATCGATAATGCCGTCAGCAGTAGCCACCTCTGCTGGATCATCTGTATTAACCAATAATAAAACATGAAAATTGCCATCACCAACATGACCGACGATAGGTCCAATCATACCGGACGCTTCGATATCTTTTGCCGTCTCACTAACGCATTCCGCTAAGCGTGAAATGGGTACACAGGCATCAGTCGATAAAGCACTGGCTTCAGGTCGTAGGGCGGAGCTAGCATGATAAGCATTATGCCGCGCTTGCCAGAGACGTTTACGCTCGGCTTCATTGGTATCCCAAACAAAATCAGTACCACCAAACTCTTCGATGATCTCGGTAAACATTTGCGCTTGTTCGCGAACGCCAGCTTCTGTGCCATGGAACTCCACAAACAATGTCGGCGTCTCTGTTAAATCAAGATTGGCGTATTGATTACAAGCTTTGATTTGCATGGCGTCCAGTAGCTCAATACGTGCAATAGGCAAGCACATTTGAATGGTCAGCATGACTGCCTGACAAGCATCCTCAATCGTTGGAAAATGACAAATGCCACTGCCAATGCATTCGCTTATACCAAATAATTTAAGCGTCACTTCTGTAACGATACCGAGCGTACCCTCTGAGCCTATCATTAGCCGCGTTAAGTCATAACCGGCGGCGGATTTTTTGGCACGTGTGCCTGTTCGAACAATCTCTCCACTTGCTGTGACGACTTCAAGCGCGAGCACCACATCTTTCATAGTGCCATAACGTACGGCATTAGTTCCTGACGCACGCGTGGCAACCATGCCACCGATACTAGCATTGGCACCAGGATCTATGGGAAAAAATAACCCCGTATCACGTAAATAATGGTTCAATTGCTCACGCGTGACGCCAGGTTGTACGGTCACTGTCAGGTCTTCATTATTGACCTGCAATATTGCATCCATCGCATGCATATCGATACACAGTCCGCCATAAGGAGCATTCAATTGACCTTCTAAAGAAGAGCCAATACCAAAGGCAATCACCGGCATCTGGTATTGATTGCAAATCTCTACGGCCGCTGCTACCTCGTGTTTATCCTGTACGGTTAGTACCGCATCAGGCGGCTGATTGGCTAACCAAGTCATCGTATGGCCATGCTGCTCGCGTACCGTAGCATTGGTACTGAGCTGTTTACCGAAGCGAGTTTGCAGGACCGCAATAGCAGCACTATGATCTGGTTTAACAGTGTTTTCAAGGTGAGAAGCGGGTAAAGATGACATGGTCGATTCCTACATATAAAGCGGGTTCTAAACTGAATGGACGAGACATAAAATAAAGCTAAGCGCCAGCTACCTTTATATTTTTTCAAAGGATAATTAAAGTTAGTGAGCGCTTGTTTAACGAACGTTTGAATTGATGATGATTAATAGCATTTAGCAAATAGCATTCAGCGGTCTAGGCTAGGATACGCCAAACGACGACTAAAATAGCCAATAGATAAAAGACAGGTGCAAACCAACCGACTTGTGTTGCAATCGCAATGAAAATAGCGAAACCCGACAGCGCCAACCAATCGCGGCGACGGTCGTTGAGCATATCGGCACGAATCTGCTGTATTTCACGCAATTGACTGTCTTGGCGTGACCCTTGTGAGGCGAGACTTTGCAGTCCTTGGTCTAGCAGCTTAGGGATATCAGTCGTCGACAGTAATATCTCTGGCAATTGCTGGCGTAGCTGTTGTAAATTACGCATCGGATCTAATTGTTCTTTAATCCAGCTGCTTAAAATTGGCTTAGCAAGTGACCAAATATCAAGATCAGGATATAAGTCGCGACCGAGTCCTTCAACATGTACCAAGGTTTTAAGCAGTAGCATTAATTGCGGTGGGATACTCATATGATGGCGGCGGGCGATATCCAAAATTTGCATCAAAACGCCAGCAAAATCGATATCGTTAATGGACTTTTGCAACATCGGACCGACAGTGCGGCTCATATCACGCATCAACGCATGCTTATCGGCACTTGGCGGTATCCAGCCAGCTCGGCTGACGATATCAACCATCGCCGTAAAGTTATTATTCATCACCGCCAATAGCATCCGCGCTACGATGAGCTGATCGTCCTTTGATAAGGTGCCCATGATGGCACAATCAAGACCGATATAGCGTGGCTCATGACCCAAATCAATCGCAGGCATATTTGCATGGATGGTTTTAACGGGTGGTGTCTCTACGAAGACGTTACCCGGATGCATATCAGCGTGGAAAAAGTTATCACGAAATACTTGGGTGAAAAATATGGTTAAGCCTTTTTCTGCTAGTGCGGCTCGGTCATAGCCCAGCTGATCAAACACCTCAACCTGCGAGATGGGTACGCCTTGAATACGCTCCATGACCATAACGTTTTTGGCAGCGTCATAAACTTCAGGTACATACATCAATGCAGAACCTAAGAAGTTGTTGCGCATTTGGGTGGTATTGTCTGATTCAAGGGTCAAATCTAACTCATTGAGCATCACTTGCCGATAGTCTTCGACAATATCGATGATATGTATGGCACGCGCCGCTTCGATACGAGCTGATGCCCAGTCAGCCAATTCACGCAGTAGCTCAAAGTCTGCAATAATGGTAGTCCGAATGTCAGGACGAACTACTTTGACCACCACTTCACGCCCGTCATGCAGGGCGGCGGTATGTACTTGGGCAATAGAAGCTGCTGCTAAAGGTTTTACATCAAAGCGCGCAAATAAAGTACCAATAGATTGACCGAGACCGTGTTTAGGGTCTTGGATTTGAGCAATGGCGATATCAGAGTCAAAAGATTTAACTTTATCTTGCAGCTGAACCAACTGCTCAATAATCTCAGGCGATACTAAGTCACGACGCGTAGAGAGTAATTGCCCAAGCTTTAAAAAAAGCGTACCCATATCTTCAAGGGCATATTTAATCGCATTGGGCTGGTGCTTTTTACCCCAAGCTGCTGGATGCATACGGATTAAACGCGCTAAAGGTTGTAGCTGCGGTGCCTCTTCGACAGACAGGTGCGTGTCAATACGATAGGTGGCGGCAATACGCCAAAGCTCAAGTAAACGGGCGCGATGAGATAATAGCATGGGCAAAATTACTCTAGATAAAGTCGAAAATAGGGTAGGCGCTGTGACTGTTTATACTGCGATTATGTATGCTGCACAAAAACCATCACAGCAGCACTGTCTTACTTTTAAAGTAAGTCGTTATAGATTAAGCCACTATAGATAATGTCTGATTAATAACACTTTTATCTATGGTTGTTTAAACGCGCCTGCTCGTCTTTGATAGCTGCCAGTCTGGCTTCTTCACGTTCGACATCCGCCCGTAGCTTTAATAGTTGCTGCTTAAGGTCATTCATCTCTGCTGTCTGCATAGGGTCAGAGTCAATATTACCCGCTACATCATTGGCCCAGTCGCTGACATCGTTAAAAGCGCGTTTGGCACTATGCCGCCAGCCGCTTTTGAGCTGTGATATGAGCAGATGCAACTGACTGGCCATCGGCTTACCAATAAAGGGTTCTAGCTGTCCGGCCACATCGGGATCAAATCCTGCTACCAGTTGTTTAAGCTGCATCAGCACTTTGTAATCACCAGCGATAGGCAGGTTACCGTCAGTGCCGCGCATTAGGTTGAGCAGCTGGGCTGGATTATCAACGGTGATGACACAGTCTGGGCGACTATGCCCAATCCGCGCTTTATCCATATTGGCTTTTTGACGCTGATCAGTATGATCGTTGCTTTTAGAAGCGTTTTTAAAATTGCTTTCAAAAACGCTTTCGGTCGTTACCGGCTCAAAACGCAAACGCTCATCAGTAAATAGCACATCCAAACTCACATCCGGTGCACCCATATTTAGTCGTAATACTTTGCCAGCAAGCGGTGCAAGACCAGCTTTGGTAATCTCATCGCTAGCAATAGCGATATTAATCAGCTTTTCGGCACCAGCCAAAAGTAAGACAGTCAGCATAAGGCTCTCACATATTTAGTTGAGCGCCTTAAAAAAAGCGCATCGTTTATCAGGGTCAGTTGTTACGACTGATGAGTATTAGCAATTTTTATCGTCACGATTTTTATCATGAAAATTTTCATCGTTAAGCTTTTTTATTGCTACGACTTTTTATCGCTATGCTTTAAATCCGCGATGTACGGCGACGATACCAGCGGTCAGGTTATGATAATCACAATTTTCAAAGCCCGCTTGTTGCATCATTTGTTTTAGCGTCTGCTGATCAGGGTGCATACGAATCGACTCAGCCAAATACTTATAGCTCTCAGCATCATTGGCAATCAGCTTGCCCATAATCGGCAAGGCAGTAAATGAATATAAGTCATAGGCTTTAGATAATGGCTCAAATACTGGTTTTGAGAATTCCAAAATCAATAGACGACCGCCCGGCTTAAGTACACGATACATGGCTTTTAAAGCAGCATCTTTGTCCGTGACATTACGCAAACCAAAACTAATGGTGACCAAATCAAAGCTTTCATCGTCAAAGGGCGCTAAAGTTTCAGCGTTGGCCAATACGAAATCGACATTGTTACAGCCGGCATTGATGAGGCGCTCACGACCGACTTCTAGCATGGCAGCATTGATGTCTGATAATACAACGTGACCGTTTTTGCCCACTTCACGGCTAAAGACTTTCGCCAAATCACCCGTACCGCCAGCGATATCAAGCACATGCTGACCGGCACGAACGCCCGATAAGCTAATTGCATAACGTTTCCACAGA encodes:
- the fba gene encoding class II fructose-bisphosphate aldolase (catalyzes the reversible aldol condensation of dihydroxyacetonephosphate and glyceraldehyde 3-phosphate in the Calvin cycle, glycolysis, and/or gluconeogenesis) — its product is MALISLRQLLDHAAEHGYGVPAYNVNNLEQMRAIMIAADACDSPVIVQASAGARSYAGSAFLRHLIIAAIEEWPHIPVVMHQDHGMSPAICQRSIQLGFSSVMMDGSLGEDGKTPMDYDYNASVTREVVKMAHACGVSVEGEIGCLGSLETGMAGEEDGSGAEGVLDHEQLLTSADEAEQFVKDTNVDALAIAIGTSHGAYKFTRPPTGDILSIERVKEIHARIPNTHLVMHGSSSVPQEWLKIINENGGNIGETYGVPVEQIVEAIKHGVRKVNIDTDLRLASTGAIRKFLAENPSEFDPRKYFKASMVAMSDICTNRFEAFGSAGQAHKIRPISLEGMVDFYQ
- the ruvA gene encoding Holliday junction branch migration protein RuvA, with the protein product MIGLITGQVQYLMAPTACVMTTSGVGYDIELPLPSFCQLQLNQQASIWTHFHVREDAQLLFGFIDRKERDVFRQLIKINGVGAKMALAMLSAMSAAELKMHVEQDSETALMRIPGIGKKTAQRLLIELKDKLKNIEVDDSNLEFISQSAPVSHEGSIIAEVEGALVSLGYKEKEAQQAIKAAKSNGETFADTQSLLKATLQQFQSFK
- the ruvB gene encoding Holliday junction branch migration DNA helicase RuvB, translated to MQDRLINPLEGAADAPDANIRPALLAEYIGQPVVREQMEVFIAAARARDEALDHTLIFGPPGLGKTTLANIIAREMGGNLRSTSGPVLERAGDLAAMLTNLEAGDVLFIDEIHRLSPVIEEILYPAMEDFQLDIMIGEGPAARSIKLDLPPFTLVAATTRAGLLTSPLRDRFGIVQRLEFYNIADLTTIVSRAARLMRVPMSEDGAVEIARRARGTPRIANRLLRRVRDYAQVRGDGSINGAIAGSALDMLAVDRRGLDHLDRRYIEILHERFDGGPAGVEAVAAAMAEDRGTLEDVIEPYLIQQGYVLRTARGRVLTQMAIDQMV
- a CDS encoding FAD-binding oxidoreductase, with translation MSSLPASHLENTVKPDHSAAIAVLQTRFGKQLSTNATVREQHGHTMTWLANQPPDAVLTVQDKHEVAAAVEICNQYQMPVIAFGIGSSLEGQLNAPYGGLCIDMHAMDAILQVNNEDLTVTVQPGVTREQLNHYLRDTGLFFPIDPGANASIGGMVATRASGTNAVRYGTMKDVVLALEVVTASGEIVRTGTRAKKSAAGYDLTRLMIGSEGTLGIVTEVTLKLFGISECIGSGICHFPTIEDACQAVMLTIQMCLPIARIELLDAMQIKACNQYANLDLTETPTLFVEFHGTEAGVREQAQMFTEIIEEFGGTDFVWDTNEAERKRLWQARHNAYHASSALRPEASALSTDACVPISRLAECVSETAKDIEASGMIGPIVGHVGDGNFHVLLLVNTDDPAEVATADGIIDRLAMRAIAMDGTCTGEHGIGQGKQKYMDQEHGNAIAMMQAIKSALDPKNILNPGKIWPQPLPIKS
- a CDS encoding ABC1 kinase family protein; the protein is MLLSHRARLLELWRIAATYRIDTHLSVEEAPQLQPLARLIRMHPAAWGKKHQPNAIKYALEDMGTLFLKLGQLLSTRRDLVSPEIIEQLVQLQDKVKSFDSDIAIAQIQDPKHGLGQSIGTLFARFDVKPLAAASIAQVHTAALHDGREVVVKVVRPDIRTTIIADFELLRELADWASARIEAARAIHIIDIVEDYRQVMLNELDLTLESDNTTQMRNNFLGSALMYVPEVYDAAKNVMVMERIQGVPISQVEVFDQLGYDRAALAEKGLTIFFTQVFRDNFFHADMHPGNVFVETPPVKTIHANMPAIDLGHEPRYIGLDCAIMGTLSKDDQLIVARMLLAVMNNNFTAMVDIVSRAGWIPPSADKHALMRDMSRTVGPMLQKSINDIDFAGVLMQILDIARRHHMSIPPQLMLLLKTLVHVEGLGRDLYPDLDIWSLAKPILSSWIKEQLDPMRNLQQLRQQLPEILLSTTDIPKLLDQGLQSLASQGSRQDSQLREIQQIRADMLNDRRRDWLALSGFAIFIAIATQVGWFAPVFYLLAILVVVWRILA
- a CDS encoding SCP2 domain-containing protein; amino-acid sequence: MLTVLLLAGAEKLINIAIASDEITKAGLAPLAGKVLRLNMGAPDVSLDVLFTDERLRFEPVTTESVFESNFKNASKSNDHTDQRQKANMDKARIGHSRPDCVITVDNPAQLLNLMRGTDGNLPIAGDYKVLMQLKQLVAGFDPDVAGQLEPFIGKPMASQLHLLISQLKSGWRHSAKRAFNDVSDWANDVAGNIDSDPMQTAEMNDLKQQLLKLRADVEREEARLAAIKDEQARLNNHR
- the ubiE gene encoding bifunctional demethylmenaquinone methyltransferase/2-methoxy-6-polyprenyl-1,4-benzoquinol methylase UbiE, whose amino-acid sequence is MTDQKPNANVNTTTNGHLQDKLVSDSITDNQDITAQVKARQNTGTNPLLQANAQNSSDNVNNNDFTQVQDLPTGTPQGQQTTMQNTSTANANLNNASNASAKTDAQPAKQTVFNQRDDINNPHTADTDGNEETHFGYKTVNKAEKQARVADVFTSVAKKYDIMNDLMSFGIHRLWKRYAISLSGVRAGQHVLDIAGGTGDLAKVFSREVGKNGHVVLSDINAAMLEVGRERLINAGCNNVDFVLANAETLAPFDDESFDLVTISFGLRNVTDKDAALKAMYRVLKPGGRLLILEFSKPVFEPLSKAYDLYSFTALPIMGKLIANDAESYKYLAESIRMHPDQQTLKQMMQQAGFENCDYHNLTAGIVAVHRGFKA